TGCTCTTTTCTTTCATCTTCTGACATATCGGCTCTCATTTTATGGATTGTAAATCCTCCGTAAGTTCTGGGTAAAGGTTCTTCTTCAGGAATAAGAAGTTTGGCCAGGTCTGTGGGAGCTTTTACAGTAGGGGTAATAGCAAAAAGCCAGTCGCTGATCTCATTCAGCGGAACTTCAAAATAATCTCCTGCCTGAATATTAGTGAGTTCATTAGGCTCATTGATCAGGAAACCGCTTACTGTATCACCATCGAATTCAATATCATTGATCCACATATGTTCCACCGTATCTTCTCCTGTTTCCATATCTTCCTCCCTGAATACTGCTTTTACAAAGGCAAGATCGAGACCGGGGATGATTCTCCTGTTTTCCCACGACTGCTCGCGCCAGAAATATTTAAACGTCTCCCGTGCTTTTTCATAGGCTGCAATCATTTTTGGGTCTTTTCCGTCCGTAAAAATAAATGAGTTCTCTTCCATAATAATTTAGTGATTGATAATTAATTACAATTGATAATGATGCCGGGCTTAAAAGTGTTCTGGAACGCTCTTAAGCCCGGCATTTTTTATTTAAATTAAAAATACGAAAAATATAAACACAAGTTTAATTTTTTCAGTAAAATTTTAATGATTTAATGTTCCTGGTCTGCAGTTTTAGGAAGAAGAACTGCTGTTTTGTAATAGCTTATATCTGTTTGGATGTGGCTTTGAAGATCCTTAAAATTAGAATATTCATAATGTTGCCAATCCAGGCCATTTTCAGGATTGGGAGTCCTGTCTATAGCGAGTTCAAGTTTTCCGTCTTCCTGGTAACTGAATTCTATAGCTGCATATTTGTCACCATTTTCATCAAAAGCATACCAACATTTTGTGGTTCTTTCCGGTATTGGCTGCATGGTCTCATTATCGATAATCTGTGAGCAGATAAAATTTTCCGGATCATCGTGATAAAATACAGTTTTTGATATCAGAGGCTTTTCATCCACAGACAGCGAGTACATTTTATTGGTGGCAATAATGAAGTCACCGGCAGATTCTCTTTTTTCAATATCAAAGAAATCAGACTTTTCTTTAAGATAGTCTACAACCTGTTCTTCATCTTCGTCTTGACTCATAAAATAATTGATGCTGTAGATTTCATCTTCTGTGAGAAACTCGATCTCTTTGAGAACCTCAGAATCTTTTTCGTAATAATATAAGTGATAATCGTCCAATTTCTCAGCCTGAGCTTTTGAAATCACTTCTCCAAAAATGTTTTTATATACTTTTTTCATGTTTAGTTGTTTAAATAATATGTTTTATCATGGTATTGTATTGAAAGGCAACGGAGATTAATCATCAAATCCTGTTCCTTTTGTAATGTAAGTTTCCGCGTTTCTTAGATGGTATAATTTTACTTTAGTTAAGAGATTCATCAACGGTTTTTTTATATTTTCTGCGGCATGTTTATTTTCCCTT
The Chryseobacterium sp. W4I1 DNA segment above includes these coding regions:
- a CDS encoding DUF2314 domain-containing protein — its product is MEENSFIFTDGKDPKMIAAYEKARETFKYFWREQSWENRRIIPGLDLAFVKAVFREEDMETGEDTVEHMWINDIEFDGDTVSGFLINEPNELTNIQAGDYFEVPLNEISDWLFAITPTVKAPTDLAKLLIPEEEPLPRTYGGFTIHKMRADMSEDERKEHDEAWQLDFGDFNEILVVNDQKEKPENLVEHPMSKNMEEEFVKFLQEYPNEIIHADENGLTLLHKETIAGNLTSVKVILAAGADKNIKSNKGKTALDYAKQLKWEHIIPVLEA